Proteins co-encoded in one Pseudomonas beijingensis genomic window:
- a CDS encoding cysteine-rich CWC family protein — MNKPDLCPACGGTNDCTLADPRTADRACWCYGVSIDPAVLEALPAELRDQSCLCPRCAQVEGQLRAKPQPIA; from the coding sequence ATGAATAAACCCGACCTTTGCCCGGCCTGCGGCGGCACCAACGACTGCACCCTGGCCGACCCACGAACCGCCGACAGGGCCTGCTGGTGTTACGGCGTGAGCATTGACCCGGCCGTGCTTGAAGCATTGCCGGCCGAACTGCGTGATCAGTCCTGCCTGTGCCCACGTTGCGCCCAGGTCGAAGGCCAGTTGCGCGCCAAGCCCCAGCCGATCGCGTAA
- a CDS encoding ABC transporter permease, which produces MRLINRYPDRPSRLLLVILPFALVLFAYFMGSAERLTDNPNDKLLPSAVQMADAVKRLAFTADARSGDYLLWQDTASSLRRLAIGLGISALAGLCLGIAAGTLPLFGAPLSPLLTVVSMVPPLAILPILFIVFGLGELSKVMLIVIGITPCLARDLEQRAREIPSELLIKAQTLGASTWTLILRVVLPPLLPRLLISLRLMLGSAWLFLIAAEAIASTDGLGYRIFLVRRYLAMDVILPYVMWITLLAWLMDWGLKRLTRRAFPWYEGAKA; this is translated from the coding sequence ATGCGCCTGATCAACCGCTACCCGGATCGTCCCAGCCGCTTGTTGCTGGTGATCCTGCCATTCGCGCTGGTGTTGTTCGCCTACTTCATGGGCTCGGCCGAACGGTTGACGGATAACCCCAACGACAAATTGCTGCCCAGCGCCGTGCAAATGGCCGATGCGGTCAAGCGCCTGGCCTTCACCGCGGACGCCCGCAGTGGCGACTACCTGCTCTGGCAAGACACCGCGTCGAGTCTGCGGCGGCTGGCCATCGGCTTGGGTATCAGCGCCCTGGCCGGGCTGTGCCTGGGCATTGCCGCCGGTACGTTGCCGCTGTTTGGCGCACCGCTGTCGCCGCTGCTCACCGTGGTGTCGATGGTGCCGCCGCTGGCCATCCTGCCGATCCTGTTCATCGTCTTCGGCCTGGGGGAACTGTCAAAAGTGATGCTGATCGTGATTGGCATCACCCCCTGCCTGGCTCGCGACCTGGAACAGCGCGCCCGGGAAATTCCGTCCGAACTGCTGATCAAGGCCCAGACCCTCGGCGCTTCGACCTGGACCCTGATACTGCGGGTGGTGCTGCCGCCACTGCTGCCGCGCCTGTTGATTTCCCTGCGGCTGATGCTGGGTTCTGCCTGGTTGTTTCTGATCGCGGCCGAAGCCATCGCCTCCACCGACGGGTTGGGCTATCGGATTTTCCTGGTGCGCCGTTACCTAGCGATGGACGTGATCTTGCCCTACGTGATGTGGATCACCCTGCTCGCCTGGCTGATGGACTGGGGCCTCAAGCGCCTGACCCGCCGAGCGTTCCCCTGGTACGAGGGGGCGAAGGCATGA
- the uca gene encoding urea carboxylase gives MFEKILIANRGAIACRILRTLRELEVKGVAVYSQADAASLHIQQADEAYCLGDGAAAGTYLAVDKLLAIAKSSGATAIHPGYGFLSENAAFAEACEAADIAFIGPTPEQLRVFGLKHTARDLARRHGVPLLEGTELLDSLDAALLAGTQLGYPVMLKSTAGGGGIGMRVCRSATDLSESFEAVKRLGQNNFSDAGVFIEKYIERARHLEVQVFGDGQGQVIALGVRDCSVQRRNQKVLEETPAPNLPEGMADELCAAAIQLAQAVNYRSAGTVEFVFDSDAGRFYFLEVNTRLQVEHGVTEQVWGVDLVRWMVQLAAGDLPPLSELGQGLKAEGHAIQARLYAEDPGRDFQPSPGLLTAVKFPQADGKALRIDTWVEAGCQIPPYFDPMIAKVIRWAPTREQARLGLHQALDESLLYGVETNRHYLQQILLDAPFASGQPWTRCLEALVYRANTVEVLSPGTQTSVQDYPGRLGYWAVGVPPSGPMDSHSLRLGNRLLGNEEGAAALEITMNGPRLRFNCDARVAMTGAVIALTLDGEAVPMNTPLSIAAGSTLTIGTIAGAGSRSYLCLQGGVQVPDYLGSKSTFTLGQFGGHGGRALCTGDVLHLTELDEHAALPQQNAPILELPSERQIRVIYGPHGAPEYFTERYIQTFFDTAWEVHFNSSRTGVRLIGPKPEWVRADGGEAGLHPSNIHDNPYAIGAVDFTGDMPVILGPDGPSLGGFVCPVTVIEADLWQLGQLKAGDKVRFVPVDISTARSLALNWAPCGSELARDSGLSVSSRLDVPPLSRASSLPQGMGSPVVLDIGQDDTRLVARLAGDTHLLLEIGAAELDLVLRFRAHALMQALEHKQLPGVIDLTPGIRSLQVHYQPEQMPLADLLSIVVGEWDAVCAAQDLQVPSRIVHLPLSWDDPACQLAIEKYMTTVRKDAPWCPSNLEFIRRINDLPNLDEVQRTVFDASYLVMGLGDVYLGAPVATPLDPRHRLVTTKYNPARTWTAENSVGIGGAYMCVYGMEGPGGYQFVGRTLQMWNRYREVAAFDGKPWLLRFFDQIRFYPVSADERLHIRREFPLGRFDLKIEHSQLNLADYQRFLVQEADSIAAFRQQQQGAFNAERERWIASGQAHFDSEEPAVAPSEDSLLTEGQLSVDSHIAGNLWQVQVDVGARVAAGDVLVILESMKMEIPLLAPSAGVVREVRVQPGSAVRAGQRVVVLDRA, from the coding sequence ATGTTCGAAAAAATCCTCATCGCCAACCGTGGCGCCATCGCTTGCCGCATCCTGCGGACCTTGCGCGAGCTGGAGGTCAAAGGCGTCGCGGTGTACTCCCAGGCCGACGCCGCCAGCTTGCATATCCAGCAGGCCGATGAAGCTTATTGCCTGGGCGATGGTGCGGCGGCCGGTACTTACCTGGCGGTGGATAAACTCCTGGCAATCGCCAAAAGCAGCGGCGCGACCGCGATCCATCCCGGCTACGGTTTCCTCTCGGAAAACGCAGCCTTCGCCGAAGCCTGCGAGGCCGCTGATATTGCTTTCATCGGCCCAACGCCGGAGCAACTGCGTGTGTTCGGCCTCAAGCACACCGCCCGCGACTTGGCTCGTCGACACGGCGTGCCGCTGCTCGAAGGCACCGAACTGCTCGACAGCCTCGACGCCGCGCTATTGGCGGGCACCCAGCTCGGCTATCCGGTGATGCTCAAAAGTACCGCGGGCGGCGGCGGCATCGGCATGCGCGTGTGTCGCAGCGCCACCGACCTGAGCGAATCCTTCGAAGCGGTCAAGCGCCTGGGCCAGAACAACTTCAGCGACGCCGGGGTATTCATCGAGAAGTACATCGAACGCGCGCGGCATCTGGAGGTGCAGGTATTCGGCGACGGCCAGGGCCAAGTGATCGCCTTGGGCGTACGCGACTGCTCGGTGCAACGGCGCAACCAGAAAGTCCTCGAGGAAACCCCGGCGCCGAACCTGCCCGAAGGCATGGCTGACGAACTCTGCGCAGCGGCGATCCAACTGGCCCAGGCGGTGAACTACCGCAGCGCCGGCACCGTGGAGTTTGTGTTCGACAGCGACGCGGGGCGCTTCTACTTCCTGGAAGTGAACACCCGCCTGCAAGTGGAGCACGGTGTCACCGAGCAGGTGTGGGGCGTGGACCTGGTGCGCTGGATGGTGCAACTGGCGGCCGGTGATCTGCCGCCACTGAGCGAGCTGGGCCAGGGATTGAAAGCCGAAGGCCACGCGATCCAGGCACGCCTGTATGCCGAGGATCCAGGCCGGGATTTCCAGCCAAGCCCGGGGCTGCTGACCGCGGTGAAATTTCCGCAGGCCGACGGCAAAGCACTGCGCATCGACACCTGGGTCGAGGCCGGTTGCCAGATCCCGCCCTACTTCGACCCGATGATCGCCAAGGTCATTCGCTGGGCGCCGACCCGTGAGCAAGCGCGGCTGGGCTTGCATCAAGCGCTGGACGAAAGCTTGTTGTACGGCGTCGAAACCAACCGCCACTACCTGCAACAGATTCTCCTCGACGCGCCGTTTGCCAGCGGTCAACCCTGGACCCGCTGCCTGGAGGCCTTGGTCTACCGCGCCAACACCGTGGAAGTGCTCAGCCCCGGCACACAGACCAGCGTCCAGGACTATCCCGGCCGCCTCGGTTATTGGGCCGTGGGGGTGCCGCCGTCGGGACCGATGGACAGCCATTCGTTGCGCCTGGGCAATCGCCTGCTGGGCAATGAAGAAGGTGCCGCGGCGTTGGAAATCACCATGAACGGGCCGCGGCTGCGCTTCAACTGCGATGCGCGGGTGGCGATGACCGGCGCGGTGATTGCCCTCACGCTCGACGGTGAAGCCGTACCGATGAACACCCCGTTGTCGATTGCTGCCGGCTCCACCCTGACGATCGGCACCATCGCTGGGGCCGGGTCGCGCAGTTACCTGTGCCTGCAAGGCGGCGTGCAAGTGCCGGATTACCTGGGCAGTAAAAGCACGTTCACCCTCGGTCAGTTCGGCGGCCATGGCGGACGGGCGTTGTGTACCGGCGATGTACTGCACCTGACTGAACTGGATGAGCACGCCGCGCTGCCACAACAGAACGCGCCGATCCTGGAGTTGCCGTCGGAACGGCAGATCCGCGTAATCTACGGCCCGCACGGCGCGCCGGAATATTTCACCGAGCGCTACATCCAGACCTTCTTCGACACTGCATGGGAAGTGCATTTCAACTCCAGCCGCACGGGCGTGCGCCTGATCGGGCCGAAACCTGAATGGGTTCGCGCCGACGGTGGCGAGGCTGGGCTGCACCCCTCCAACATCCATGACAATCCCTACGCCATCGGCGCCGTGGACTTCACCGGCGACATGCCCGTCATCCTCGGCCCCGACGGCCCGAGCCTGGGGGGGTTCGTCTGCCCGGTGACGGTGATCGAGGCGGACCTCTGGCAGTTAGGGCAGCTCAAGGCCGGGGACAAGGTGCGATTCGTGCCGGTGGATATATCGACCGCCCGCTCACTGGCCTTGAATTGGGCCCCTTGTGGGAGCGAGCTTGCTCGCGATAGCGGTCTGTCAGTTTCATCAAGGTTGGATGTGCCGCCGCTATCGCGAGCAAGCTCGCTCCCACAGGGTATGGGGTCGCCTGTGGTGTTGGATATTGGGCAGGACGACACCCGCCTGGTGGCGAGATTAGCCGGCGACACCCACCTGTTGCTGGAAATCGGCGCCGCCGAACTGGACCTGGTGCTGCGCTTTCGCGCCCACGCGTTGATGCAGGCTTTGGAACACAAACAACTGCCCGGCGTGATCGACCTGACGCCGGGCATTCGCTCGCTGCAAGTACACTATCAACCCGAACAAATGCCCCTGGCCGATCTACTGAGCATCGTCGTCGGTGAGTGGGACGCCGTATGCGCCGCGCAGGACCTGCAAGTGCCGTCGCGCATCGTCCACCTGCCGCTGTCCTGGGATGATCCGGCCTGCCAGCTGGCCATCGAGAAATACATGACCACGGTACGCAAGGACGCACCCTGGTGCCCGAGCAACCTGGAGTTCATTCGACGCATCAACGACCTGCCCAACCTCGACGAGGTGCAACGCACCGTGTTTGACGCCAGCTACCTGGTGATGGGCCTGGGGGACGTTTACCTCGGCGCGCCGGTCGCCACGCCGCTCGACCCACGGCATCGACTGGTGACCACCAAATACAACCCGGCCCGGACCTGGACCGCGGAAAACTCGGTGGGCATCGGCGGCGCCTACATGTGCGTGTACGGCATGGAAGGGCCTGGCGGCTATCAGTTCGTCGGGCGTACGTTGCAGATGTGGAATCGTTATCGGGAGGTCGCGGCATTCGACGGCAAGCCCTGGTTGCTGCGGTTCTTCGACCAGATCCGCTTCTACCCGGTCAGTGCCGATGAACGGCTGCACATCCGCCGTGAGTTCCCGCTGGGCCGCTTCGACCTGAAGATTGAGCACAGCCAGCTCAACCTCGCCGACTACCAGCGTTTTTTGGTGCAGGAAGCCGACAGCATCGCCGCGTTCCGACAACAGCAACAAGGCGCCTTCAACGCCGAGCGCGAGCGCTGGATCGCCAGTGGCCAAGCGCACTTCGACAGTGAAGAACCGGCCGTCGCACCAAGCGAAGATTCGCTGCTGACCGAGGGTCAACTGAGCGTCGACAGCCACATCGCCGGCAACCTCTGGCAAGTGCAGGTAGACGTTGGTGCGCGGGTGGCCGCCGGTGATGTGCTGGTCATCCTGGAGTCGATGAAAATGGAAATCCCGCTGCTTGCGCCCTCGGCCGGCGTAGTGCGCGAGGTGCGCGTCCAGCCCGGTTCGGCGGTGCGCGCCGGACAACGCGTCGTGGTGCTGGACCGTGCCTGA
- a CDS encoding ABC transporter ATP-binding protein: protein MSFITVNNVWQQYADQVVLERLNLRVAEGEFCTLVGASGCGKSTFLRLLLGQERASRGQILLDGEPLAGEPDASRGVVFQRYSVFPHLTVLDNVALGLELPRSPLLGRLFGNAKRQTREEAAQLLDKVGLGHALDKYPAQLSGGMQQRLAIAQALIMKPRVLLLDEPFGALDPGIRKDMHALLLELWRETRLTVFMVTHDLSEGFSLGTRLLVFDKVRVDPHAPGAYGARITYDIPLNSDRRIRAAVDALPAELAGTLRIA, encoded by the coding sequence ATGAGCTTCATCACCGTGAACAATGTCTGGCAACAGTATGCCGATCAGGTGGTACTGGAGCGTTTGAACCTGAGGGTCGCCGAGGGTGAGTTCTGCACACTGGTGGGGGCGTCGGGTTGCGGCAAGTCAACCTTCCTGCGATTGCTGCTGGGCCAGGAACGCGCCAGTCGCGGACAGATTCTGCTGGACGGTGAACCCTTGGCCGGCGAGCCGGATGCCAGCCGGGGCGTGGTGTTCCAGCGCTACTCGGTGTTCCCGCACCTGACGGTTCTGGACAACGTCGCCCTGGGCCTTGAGTTGCCGCGCTCGCCGCTGCTGGGACGGCTGTTCGGCAATGCCAAGCGCCAGACCCGCGAAGAAGCCGCCCAACTGCTGGATAAGGTCGGCCTGGGCCATGCGCTGGACAAATACCCGGCGCAACTGTCCGGGGGCATGCAACAGCGACTGGCCATCGCTCAGGCACTGATCATGAAGCCCCGTGTCCTGCTGCTGGACGAGCCCTTTGGCGCCCTCGACCCGGGCATTCGCAAAGACATGCACGCCTTGTTGCTTGAGCTGTGGCGCGAAACCCGGCTGACGGTGTTCATGGTCACCCATGACCTGTCCGAAGGTTTCAGCCTCGGCACGCGCCTGCTGGTGTTCGACAAAGTCCGTGTCGATCCCCACGCCCCCGGCGCCTATGGCGCACGCATTACCTACGACATTCCATTGAACAGCGACCGCCGCATCCGTGCCGCCGTCGACGCCCTGCCCGCCGAACTGGCCGGCACGTTGCGTATCGCTTGA
- the atzF gene encoding allophanate hydrolase, translating to MNFSLRLDDLRNHYRSGELTPRKLLLGLREKAAALNPDYHLFIHLLTAEELEPYLAALEGRDLESLPLYGVPFAIKDNIDLAGIPTTAACPAFAYVPPCSATIVEQLLALGAIPLGKTNLDQFATGLNGTRSPYGACRNSVLPDYPAGGSSAGSSLAVALGVASFALGTDTAGSGRVPAALNNLVGLKATLGLISTAGVVPACRTLDCVTTFTATAKEASQLLALTARPDPGDDYSRYNPQWNDGAAFGAPRRFRFGVPRQQDLEFFGCQEGPQLFQDAVERLERLGGEAVELDLSPFLEAARLLYEGPWVAERYSVAGPLMEREPEAVLPVIRAVLAKAPTVDGVQTFRARYRLQALKAQCDRAMDTLDCVLTPTIGRPVTLAELTAEPVLRNSELGYYTNFMNLLDYAAVAVPSAFMANGLPWGVTLFGRAFTDQYLLSVADALQRQQDKALPIPAHPARHDRARLVVCGAHLDGLALNWQLKQRGARLIEATQSSADYHLYALAGGPPLRPGMVRVREGGVAIEVEVWELPSSELGSFLTGIPAPLGLGKVQLADGRWESGFICESYGLEGARDISHLGGWRAYLITLE from the coding sequence ATGAACTTCTCTCTTCGCTTGGACGACCTGCGCAATCACTACCGCAGCGGCGAACTGACGCCTCGGAAACTGCTGTTGGGCCTGCGGGAAAAAGCCGCGGCGCTGAACCCGGACTATCACCTGTTCATCCATCTGCTCACGGCCGAGGAACTGGAGCCCTACCTGGCCGCGTTGGAAGGCCGCGACTTGGAGAGCTTGCCCCTGTACGGCGTACCTTTTGCCATCAAGGACAACATCGACCTGGCCGGCATTCCGACCACGGCCGCCTGCCCGGCGTTTGCCTATGTGCCACCCTGCTCGGCGACCATTGTCGAGCAGTTGCTGGCACTGGGCGCGATCCCCCTGGGCAAGACCAACCTCGACCAATTCGCCACCGGGCTCAATGGCACTCGCTCGCCCTACGGCGCCTGCCGCAACAGCGTGTTGCCCGACTATCCGGCAGGCGGTTCGAGCGCCGGTTCGTCGCTGGCCGTGGCCTTGGGCGTAGCGAGTTTTGCCTTGGGCACCGATACCGCCGGCTCCGGCCGGGTGCCCGCGGCGTTGAACAACCTGGTGGGGTTGAAGGCCACTTTGGGGTTGATCTCAACGGCGGGCGTGGTCCCGGCCTGTCGCACGCTGGACTGCGTCACGACCTTCACGGCGACGGCCAAGGAAGCCAGCCAGCTCTTGGCGCTGACGGCCCGTCCAGACCCTGGTGACGACTACAGCCGCTACAACCCGCAGTGGAACGACGGCGCCGCGTTCGGCGCGCCCCGGCGCTTTCGTTTCGGCGTGCCACGCCAGCAGGACTTGGAATTTTTCGGCTGCCAGGAAGGTCCGCAACTGTTTCAGGACGCCGTCGAACGGCTCGAACGCCTGGGCGGCGAAGCCGTGGAACTGGACTTGTCGCCGTTCCTGGAAGCCGCACGGCTGCTTTATGAAGGTCCGTGGGTGGCCGAACGCTACAGCGTTGCCGGCCCCTTGATGGAACGCGAGCCGGAGGCCGTACTGCCCGTCATCCGCGCCGTCCTGGCGAAAGCGCCTACGGTAGATGGCGTGCAAACCTTCCGCGCCCGGTACCGTTTGCAAGCGCTCAAAGCCCAATGCGACCGAGCCATGGACACACTTGATTGTGTACTCACTCCGACCATCGGCCGCCCGGTGACCCTTGCCGAACTGACCGCCGAACCCGTGCTGCGCAACTCTGAGCTGGGTTACTACACCAATTTCATGAACCTGCTGGACTACGCCGCCGTCGCCGTTCCCAGTGCGTTCATGGCCAACGGCTTGCCCTGGGGCGTGACGCTGTTCGGTCGAGCCTTCACCGATCAATACCTCTTGAGCGTGGCCGATGCCTTGCAGCGTCAACAGGACAAGGCCTTGCCCATTCCCGCCCACCCGGCTCGCCACGACCGGGCGCGGCTGGTGGTGTGTGGCGCACACCTGGACGGGTTGGCGCTGAACTGGCAGCTCAAGCAACGCGGCGCCCGGCTGATCGAGGCCACCCAAAGCTCAGCGGACTACCACCTCTATGCCTTGGCTGGCGGCCCACCGTTGCGTCCCGGCATGGTTCGGGTTCGTGAAGGCGGCGTGGCGATCGAGGTCGAGGTCTGGGAGCTGCCGAGCAGCGAACTGGGCTCGTTCCTGACCGGCATTCCCGCACCGTTGGGGCTGGGTAAGGTGCAACTGGCCGATGGACGCTGGGAAAGCGGATTCATCTGTGAATCGTATGGCCTGGAAGGCGCACGGGACATCAGTCATTTGGGGGGATGGCGGGCTTATCTAATTACCCTTGAGTAA
- a CDS encoding urea amidolyase associated protein UAAP2 — MSLAIATVPKQPESAIYRATIPAGEPWLTEVKKGQTLRILDLEGNQAVDTLFYSLANPKERYDVQRTLRRQNSVYLSTGSVLYSNLGQPMLTIVEDTCGRHDTLGGACAQESNTVRYALEKRYMHSCRDNYLRACAHDGRLGKGDIGPNINFFMNVPVTADGGLTFEDGISAPGTYVDLRAEMDVIVLISNCPQLNNPCNAYNPTPAELLIWN, encoded by the coding sequence ATGTCACTCGCCATCGCCACCGTACCAAAGCAGCCTGAAAGCGCTATCTACCGCGCCACCATTCCCGCCGGGGAGCCCTGGCTGACGGAAGTCAAGAAGGGCCAGACCCTGCGCATCCTCGACCTGGAAGGCAACCAGGCGGTCGATACGCTGTTCTACAGCCTGGCCAACCCCAAGGAACGCTACGACGTGCAGCGCACCTTGCGCCGGCAGAACAGCGTTTACCTGAGCACCGGCAGCGTCCTGTACTCCAACCTCGGCCAGCCAATGCTGACCATCGTCGAAGACACCTGTGGGCGCCACGACACCCTCGGCGGGGCCTGCGCCCAGGAAAGCAACACCGTGCGCTACGCCTTGGAAAAACGCTACATGCACAGCTGCCGCGACAACTACCTGCGGGCCTGTGCCCACGACGGTCGGCTGGGCAAGGGCGACATCGGGCCGAACATCAACTTCTTCATGAACGTGCCGGTGACCGCAGACGGCGGCCTGACCTTCGAAGATGGGATCTCGGCACCGGGCACATACGTCGACCTGCGGGCCGAGATGGATGTGATCGTGTTGATCTCCAACTGTCCGCAACTGAACAACCCCTGCAACGCCTACAACCCCACACCAGCGGAGCTTTTGATATGGAACTGA
- a CDS encoding alpha/beta fold hydrolase: MRPEIAVLDIQGQYRVYTEFYRADAAQKTIILVNGSMATTASFAQTAKNLYPQFNVVLYDQPYAGKSKAHNRHEQMLTKEIEGQILLELIDHFAAEHVLSFSWGGAATLTALAQRPRRIEKAVISSFSPVLNAPMRDYLERGVDYLGNLDGDRVGHLVNSTIGKHLPPLFKRFNYRHVSSLAEHEYGQMHFHISDVLHSDRLCYVNAAKKINVPVLFLNGEWDEYTAADDAKLFADHVQHSSFSTLQATGHFLDMEHKAACRDSRNALMSFLTPEQHESRPRYSYVQGYHALAI, encoded by the coding sequence ATGAGGCCAGAAATCGCTGTGCTGGATATACAGGGTCAGTATCGGGTTTACACGGAGTTCTATCGCGCAGACGCCGCACAAAAGACCATCATTTTGGTCAACGGCTCAATGGCCACCACCGCGTCGTTTGCACAGACCGCCAAAAACCTCTACCCGCAATTCAATGTCGTGCTGTACGACCAACCCTACGCGGGCAAGTCAAAAGCTCACAACCGACATGAGCAAATGCTGACAAAAGAGATTGAGGGCCAGATTCTCCTGGAACTGATCGACCACTTCGCCGCCGAACACGTGCTGTCGTTTTCCTGGGGCGGCGCCGCCACGCTGACTGCCTTGGCCCAGCGGCCAAGACGTATCGAAAAAGCGGTGATCAGCTCGTTCTCGCCAGTGCTCAATGCGCCGATGCGCGACTACCTGGAGCGCGGTGTGGATTACCTGGGCAACCTGGACGGCGACCGGGTCGGGCACCTGGTCAACAGCACCATCGGCAAGCACCTGCCGCCGTTGTTCAAGCGTTTCAACTATCGCCACGTCAGCAGCCTGGCCGAGCATGAGTACGGGCAGATGCACTTCCACATCAGCGATGTGCTCCACAGCGATCGCTTGTGCTATGTCAACGCAGCGAAAAAAATCAACGTGCCGGTGCTGTTCCTGAATGGCGAATGGGACGAATACACCGCGGCCGACGACGCCAAGCTCTTTGCCGATCATGTGCAGCACAGCAGCTTCAGCACGCTGCAAGCCACCGGGCACTTTCTGGACATGGAACACAAAGCCGCTTGCCGCGACAGTCGCAACGCCTTGATGAGTTTCCTCACACCGGAACAACACGAAAGCCGACCGCGCTATAGCTACGTGCAGGGCTACCATGCATTGGCTATCTGA
- a CDS encoding pseudouridine synthase, protein MRVDRFLSNLPRFNRQQVRLLLVERRVRIDGQTVSDPHAPVREFSRVEVDDQVLQAGRPARYFMLHKPPGCVSATRDPQHPTVLDWLNEPDKDDLHIAGRLDFNTTGLMLITNDGSWSRRLTQPQTKLPKVYYVETEQTITAEYADTFAQGLYFAFEDLTTQPAELTLLGEKSARLSIVEGRYHQVKRMFGHFNNKVLRLHRERMGPLTLDDHLEPGHYRALSPEEIQLI, encoded by the coding sequence ATGCGTGTCGACCGTTTCCTCAGCAATCTTCCGCGATTCAATCGCCAACAAGTGCGCCTGTTGCTGGTGGAGCGCCGGGTGCGAATCGACGGCCAGACCGTCAGCGATCCCCATGCACCGGTACGTGAATTCAGTCGCGTCGAAGTCGACGACCAAGTGCTGCAAGCCGGCCGGCCGGCGCGCTACTTCATGCTGCACAAGCCGCCCGGCTGCGTCAGTGCCACTCGCGATCCGCAACACCCCACTGTCCTCGACTGGTTGAACGAACCGGACAAGGACGACCTGCACATCGCCGGGCGCCTGGATTTCAACACCACCGGGCTGATGCTGATCACCAATGACGGCAGTTGGTCGCGGCGCCTGACTCAACCGCAGACCAAGCTGCCCAAGGTCTATTACGTCGAAACCGAGCAAACCATCACCGCCGAATACGCCGACACCTTCGCCCAAGGCCTGTATTTCGCCTTCGAAGACCTCACCACCCAACCGGCAGAGCTGACGCTGCTGGGGGAAAAATCAGCGCGCTTGAGCATCGTTGAAGGGCGCTACCACCAGGTCAAGCGCATGTTCGGCCACTTCAACAACAAGGTGCTGCGCCTGCACCGCGAGCGCATGGGCCCACTGACGCTGGACGACCATCTCGAGCCGGGCCACTACCGCGCCTTGAGCCCTGAAGAAATCCAGCTCATCTGA
- a CDS encoding urea amidolyase associated protein UAAP1: MTDSISMFPPFAEELLPGGGHRSFVLKRGQLLRLTDLRGGANVSLTLLNANEKTERLNLPDSLKCQHTAKLTAGHCLYSDMGRVLAAITADTCGWSDSLGGVLCAEEVAEKYGQGRYQELRNGFFRNGTDNLLVELGKWGLGLSDLLMTLNLFSRVDVDEAGGFHFVEGNSQAGDYIELYAPMDTLVVLTALQHPMDPNPHYAPQPLKLSWMNADASVAEHCCQSRPENQRGFINTDRLFA; this comes from the coding sequence ATGACCGATTCGATCTCTATGTTCCCCCCCTTCGCCGAAGAGCTGCTGCCCGGTGGCGGCCACCGTTCCTTCGTGCTCAAGCGCGGCCAACTGCTGCGCCTGACCGACCTGCGCGGCGGGGCCAACGTGAGCCTGACGCTGCTCAATGCCAACGAGAAAACCGAACGCCTGAACCTGCCCGACAGCCTCAAATGCCAACACACCGCCAAGCTCACCGCCGGCCATTGCCTGTACTCGGACATGGGTCGAGTACTGGCGGCCATCACCGCCGACACTTGCGGCTGGAGCGACAGCCTCGGCGGCGTGCTCTGCGCCGAAGAGGTCGCTGAAAAATACGGTCAGGGCCGCTATCAGGAACTGCGCAACGGCTTCTTTCGCAACGGCACCGACAACCTGCTGGTGGAACTGGGCAAATGGGGGCTGGGCCTGTCCGACCTGCTGATGACCCTCAACCTGTTCAGCCGGGTCGATGTCGATGAGGCCGGAGGCTTTCATTTCGTTGAAGGCAACTCCCAGGCCGGCGACTACATCGAGCTCTATGCACCGATGGACACCCTGGTGGTGCTGACCGCACTGCAACACCCTATGGACCCGAACCCGCACTACGCCCCGCAACCGCTCAAGCTCAGCTGGATGAACGCCGACGCCAGCGTCGCCGAGCATTGCTGCCAGTCGCGCCCGGAAAACCAGCGCGGCTTCATCAACACCGACCGCCTGTTCGCCTGA